A genomic window from Dermacentor silvarum isolate Dsil-2018 chromosome 9, BIME_Dsil_1.4, whole genome shotgun sequence includes:
- the LOC119464447 gene encoding shematrin-like protein 2 isoform X1: protein MVKRNYPVDPYYGGDARCVLYERIGPFRNFTIPARFSWCQDGSGRGCGSVVGSYVLSALPGYWARNLYTFYPNNGPAAWQQHAIYKDCSTCYIGRYRYALNGYGCAMWRRTSHLHKRADYCDFIFNIFCGGVPKYQVFEPSCTRLFGGGYGGGFGGGLGAGLGGGLGGLGGLGGGLDGGSGGGLGGGLGSKGGHMWK, encoded by the exons ATGGTGAAGAGAAACTACCCCGTCGATCCATACTACGGTGGAGACGCTAGATGTGTGCTGTACGAGAGAATTGGACCGTTCAGGAACTTCACCATCCCAGCCCGATTCTCATGGTGCCAGGATGGATCCGGACGTGGATGTGGATCAGT GGTTGGCAGTTACGTTCTCTCTGCGTTACCAGGATACTGGGCAAGAAACTTGTACACCTTTTATCCGAACAATG GTCCCGCGGCGTGGCAGCAGCATGCGATCTACAAAGATTGCAGCACTTGCTATATCGGACGCTATCGTTACGCCCTTAACG GATATGGTTGTGCGATGTGGCGTCGAACGTCGCACCTGCACAAGCGCGCCGACTACTGTGACTTCATCTTCAACATATTCTGCGGTGGAGTTCCCAAGTACCAAGTGTTCGAGCCGTCGTGCACTCGTCTCTTTGGAGGAGGCTATGGAGGTGGCTTTGGAGGAGGTCTTGGAGCGGGTCTTGGAGGAGGCCTAGGAGGCCTTGGAGGCCTAGGAGGAGGCCTTGATGGAGGCTCTGGAGGAGGTCTTGGAGGAGGACTGGGCTCCAAGGGCGGGCACATGTGGAAGTAA
- the LOC119464447 gene encoding shematrin-like protein 2 isoform X2 — protein sequence MVKRNYPVDPYYGGDARCVLYERIGPFRNFTIPARFSWCQDGSGRGCGSVVGSYVLSALPGYWARNLYTFYPNNGPAAWQQHAIYKDCSTCYIGRYRYALNGYGCAMWRRTSHLHKRADYCDFIFNIFCGGVPKYQVFEPSCTRLFGGGYGGGFGGGLGAGLGGGLGGGLGGGLGSKGGHMWK from the exons ATGGTGAAGAGAAACTACCCCGTCGATCCATACTACGGTGGAGACGCTAGATGTGTGCTGTACGAGAGAATTGGACCGTTCAGGAACTTCACCATCCCAGCCCGATTCTCATGGTGCCAGGATGGATCCGGACGTGGATGTGGATCAGT GGTTGGCAGTTACGTTCTCTCTGCGTTACCAGGATACTGGGCAAGAAACTTGTACACCTTTTATCCGAACAATG GTCCCGCGGCGTGGCAGCAGCATGCGATCTACAAAGATTGCAGCACTTGCTATATCGGACGCTATCGTTACGCCCTTAACG GATATGGTTGTGCGATGTGGCGTCGAACGTCGCACCTGCACAAGCGCGCCGACTACTGTGACTTCATCTTCAACATATTCTGCGGTGGAGTTCCCAAGTACCAAGTGTTCGAGCCGTCGTGCACTCGTCTCTTTGGAGGAGGCTATGGAGGTGGCTTTGGAGGAGGTCTTGGAGCGGGTCTTGGAGGAGGCCTAGGAG GAGGTCTTGGAGGAGGACTGGGCTCCAAGGGCGGGCACATGTGGAAGTAA